A genomic window from Numida meleagris isolate 19003 breed g44 Domestic line unplaced genomic scaffold, NumMel1.0 unplaced_Scaffold1057, whole genome shotgun sequence includes:
- the LOC110390437 gene encoding leukocyte immunoglobulin-like receptor subfamily B member 1, whose protein sequence is MQTMALALILVPRPSLSLHPSQGVSVGDNVTLQCHLSRLAARVWLYQDGGWTYRKSKDKKQDAAEFSFVSTSREHAGTYRCQYRVSESAKISEKSDPVELVVTDHSFLPPSISLHTKECVGTGTNVTIWCRNKGFGATFLLHKDGHSAPVQHQESNVAGTATFTLFGVTPADTGTYQCSYRPWRYPFVSSPLGSSVTLEVAPTPAPPDPTGATFTSHGNLVVVVAGGCTAAFVFILILVIFFFLAT, encoded by the exons GCCCCGACCCTCCCTGTCactgcaccccagccagggggtgtcCGTGGGGGACAATGTCACCCTGCAGTGCCACCTGTCTCGTCTGGCTGCCCGGGTCTGGCTGTACCAGGATGGAGGTTGGACATACAGAAAGAGCAAGGACAAGAAGCAGGACGCAGCTGAGTTCTCCTTCGTCAGCACAAGTCGGGAACACGCAGGTACATATCGGTGCCAGTACAGGGTGTCTGAGTCAGCAAAGATATCAGAGAAGAGTGATCCtgtggagctggtggtgacag ATCACAGCTTCCTTCCACCCAGCATCTCCCTTCACACCAAGGAATGTGTGGGGACAGGGACCAATGTCACCATATGGTGCAGGAACAAGGGTTTTGGGGCCACCTTCCTCCTGCACAAAGATGGGCACTCAGCCCCAGTCCAGCACCAGGAATCCAACGTTGCGGGTACAGCCACCTTCACCCTCTTTGGGGTGACCCCAGCTGACACTGGCACCTATCAATGCTCCTACCGCCCCTGGCGTTACCCCTTTGTGTCCTCACCCCTTGGGAGCAGCGTGACACTGGAGGTGGCACCCACACCTGCACCCCCAG ACCCCACAGGTGCTACATTTACTTCTCATGGGAACCTGGTGGTTGTGGTGGCTGggggctgcactgctgcctttgtcttcatcctcatccttgTCATCTTCTTCTTCCTCGCCACCC